A stretch of Methanobrevibacter sp. YE315 DNA encodes these proteins:
- a CDS encoding ORC1-type DNA replication protein, translating into MDNMGIEDILMYDESLFQNINAFDPDYVPPNYNFRDTQMEAMAMSIRPAMRGGQPSNAIVLGSPATGKTTAIKKVFELVEKNTEKVVCVYINCQIHTTRFGIFSQIFKKMFGHLPPETGVPFSRIYDQIMQNLQKNEKSLVIALDDVNYLFQSNNANKIFYDMLRAYELYPGVRTSIFAILSDLEFKYAFDKNVNTVFIPQEINFPLYTYSEIEDILRDRVKAGFFPGVLSDDILEQVAMYTHENGDLRIGINLLKSCGNIAEASASREITQEHFDEAVDSLVSINVSETLSLLSDVERDLLKMIVDWDGVCKAGELAEMFKEKTNSSYASFNRTLDKLEFVRLIDTKFTGKGVRGNSREIILRFNPDEYNI; encoded by the coding sequence GTGGATAACATGGGAATTGAAGATATTTTAATGTATGATGAAAGTCTTTTTCAAAATATAAATGCTTTTGATCCGGATTATGTACCTCCAAACTATAATTTTAGAGATACACAAATGGAAGCTATGGCAATGTCCATAAGGCCGGCTATGAGAGGCGGTCAACCTTCAAACGCAATTGTTTTAGGTTCACCTGCTACAGGAAAAACAACAGCAATTAAGAAAGTTTTTGAGCTTGTTGAAAAGAATACTGAAAAGGTAGTTTGCGTTTATATTAATTGCCAAATCCACACTACCCGTTTTGGAATATTCTCACAAATATTTAAAAAGATGTTTGGACATCTCCCACCAGAAACCGGAGTTCCATTTTCCAGAATCTATGACCAAATCATGCAAAATCTTCAAAAAAATGAAAAATCACTTGTCATCGCATTGGATGATGTCAATTATCTATTCCAATCTAACAATGCTAATAAAATATTTTATGACATGTTGAGGGCATATGAATTATATCCAGGTGTCAGGACATCTATTTTTGCAATATTGTCCGATTTGGAATTTAAATATGCTTTTGACAAGAATGTAAATACCGTATTTATTCCTCAAGAAATAAACTTCCCGCTTTACACCTACTCAGAAATTGAAGATATCTTAAGAGATAGGGTAAAAGCAGGATTTTTCCCAGGTGTGCTAAGCGATGACATTTTAGAGCAGGTTGCAATGTATACTCATGAAAATGGCGATTTACGTATTGGCATTAATCTTTTAAAATCATGCGGCAATATTGCAGAAGCTTCAGCAAGCCGTGAAATCACTCAAGAACATTTTGATGAAGCCGTTGACTCATTAGTTTCCATTAATGTCAGTGAAACATTAAGTTTGTTAAGTGATGTCGAAAGGGATCTCTTAAAAATGATTGTTGATTGGGATGGAGTTTGTAAGGCTGGTGAATTGGCTGAAATGTTTAAAGAAAAAACAAACTCCAGTTATGCTTCTTTTAATAGGACATTGGATAAACTTGAATTTGTAAGGCTTATTGATACCAAATTTACAGGAAAAGGGGTTAGGGGAAATTCCCGTGAAATTATATTGCGTTTTAACCCCGATGAATACAACATCTAA
- a CDS encoding 6-hydroxymethylpterin diphosphokinase MptE-like protein produces the protein MEFGLWEKYYMEILDDFGFSRSGDEESAKLLDEILSTEGCLTLDDLSQIVGFSDKFIVFGAGPSLKEHIIMLKEDYDLKNYVLVSADGATTALIEERLSPDIVATDLDGNIDDILLANIRGANIVIHAHGDNIDKIASLTSFFNNVLGTTQAQPVGNLYNFGGFTDGDRALFLAVALGASEITLAGMDFGDIVTQYSRPNLPVKTAEADDFKKKKLMYAEKFTNWIKENEPVEIINLLE, from the coding sequence ATGGAATTTGGACTTTGGGAAAAATATTATATGGAAATACTTGATGATTTTGGGTTTTCAAGAAGCGGCGATGAGGAATCAGCAAAATTATTGGATGAAATTTTGTCAACTGAAGGTTGCCTTACATTGGATGATTTATCACAAATTGTTGGCTTTTCAGATAAGTTTATTGTATTCGGTGCAGGACCATCCCTCAAAGAGCACATTATAATGTTAAAAGAGGATTATGACTTAAAAAATTATGTTTTAGTCTCAGCAGATGGTGCAACAACCGCATTAATCGAAGAAAGACTGTCTCCTGATATTGTGGCCACTGATTTGGATGGCAATATTGACGATATACTTCTGGCAAATATAAGGGGGGCAAACATTGTAATTCATGCTCATGGAGACAATATTGATAAGATTGCTTCTTTAACATCATTTTTCAATAATGTGCTTGGAACAACACAGGCGCAACCAGTAGGAAACCTCTACAACTTTGGAGGATTCACAGATGGGGATAGGGCGCTATTTTTGGCAGTCGCCTTAGGAGCATCCGAAATCACACTGGCAGGAATGGATTTCGGGGATATCGTAACCCAATATTCAAGACCTAACTTGCCTGTTAAAACCGCAGAGGCAGATGATTTTAAGAAGAAAAAATTAATGTATGCTGAAAAGTTCACTAACTGGATAAAAGAAAACGAACCGGTTGAAATAATCAATTTATTGGAATAA
- a CDS encoding alanine--glyoxylate aminotransferase family protein, with the protein MNDILLMLPGPTTVDPRVLNAMSKAVVNHRSAKYGEILTETTELMSKVFQTPNNSYLLTGSGTAAMEAGIANTVAPGEKMLNVVGGKFGERFMKIAQTHGIESKELAVEWGTAVTPEAIEEALEADEDIKAVSVIHNETSTGVAAPIEEIGKVMKNYDALYIVDTVSSLGGDYVDVEKFGIDVCLTGSQKCLAAPPGMAAITLSDDAWAAVDKVETNTYYLDMKAVRKSGDKVPPETPYTPSVSLTYAMNEALKMVMEEGLENRVARHHKAAKASVDAVKALGLELFADEAVSSATVTAVKMPEGITDAEFRGTTRDKYGVELAGGQDHLKGNIFRIGHMGNISYKELTQTFAAIGMTLKGLGVIEDAGAGVSSIAESYL; encoded by the coding sequence ATGAATGATATTTTATTAATGCTTCCTGGACCAACAACTGTGGACCCTAGAGTGCTTAATGCAATGTCTAAAGCTGTTGTAAATCATAGAAGCGCTAAATATGGTGAAATTTTAACTGAAACTACTGAATTAATGAGTAAAGTTTTCCAAACTCCAAATAATTCTTATTTATTAACTGGATCTGGAACTGCTGCAATGGAAGCAGGTATTGCAAATACTGTAGCACCTGGAGAAAAAATGTTGAATGTTGTAGGTGGAAAATTCGGAGAACGTTTCATGAAAATAGCTCAGACTCATGGAATCGAATCCAAAGAGCTAGCAGTCGAATGGGGAACTGCTGTAACACCTGAAGCAATTGAAGAAGCATTAGAAGCTGATGAAGATATTAAAGCAGTTAGTGTAATCCACAATGAAACTTCCACTGGTGTAGCTGCACCTATTGAAGAAATCGGTAAAGTAATGAAAAACTACGATGCATTATACATTGTAGATACCGTATCATCCCTTGGAGGGGATTATGTAGACGTTGAAAAATTCGGCATTGATGTCTGTCTTACCGGATCTCAAAAATGTTTAGCAGCACCTCCTGGAATGGCTGCTATTACCTTAAGCGATGACGCTTGGGCTGCAGTCGATAAAGTAGAAACCAATACCTACTATTTAGACATGAAAGCTGTAAGAAAAAGTGGAGACAAAGTCCCACCTGAAACTCCATACACTCCATCCGTTTCACTTACCTATGCAATGAACGAAGCATTGAAAATGGTTATGGAAGAAGGACTTGAAAACAGGGTTGCACGTCACCACAAAGCAGCTAAAGCTAGTGTAGATGCAGTTAAAGCATTAGGTTTAGAATTATTTGCTGATGAAGCAGTGTCTTCCGCTACTGTAACTGCGGTTAAAATGCCTGAAGGAATTACTGATGCTGAATTCAGAGGTACTACCCGTGATAAGTATGGTGTAGAATTGGCTGGTGGACAAGACCACTTGAAAGGAAATATTTTCAGAATCGGACACATGGGAAATATCTCCTACAAAGAATTAACTCAAACCTTTGCCGCTATTGGTATGACCTTAAAAGGTTTAGGCGTAATTGAAGATGCTGGTGCTGGTGTATCATCCATCGCAGAATCATATTTATGA
- a CDS encoding YitT family protein yields the protein MEFSGEELTFKRIFNYIFGLFLITLGVAFSIKSGLGSTPVASIPYALNLILNVDLGITTFMFQIFLVCLELALLRNNFKRKHFLQVAVSLIFGVFTSFSISLVSFVPPAGNIWVAFLLCIISVFLIALGIFFYVPTNIVPVSVEGAIQAIAIVTDNPFPKIKIYFDVTVVLSSLILSLVFLGNFGSVGIGTVIGAVFIGYVVKLIHKLNKMLTGEDVDLKKM from the coding sequence ATGGAATTCAGCGGTGAGGAATTAACATTTAAGCGTATATTTAATTATATTTTTGGCTTATTTTTAATCACGTTAGGTGTTGCTTTTTCAATTAAATCTGGGCTTGGCTCAACGCCTGTTGCATCAATTCCTTATGCTTTGAATCTGATATTGAATGTGGATTTGGGAATTACAACATTCATGTTTCAAATATTTTTGGTTTGCCTTGAATTAGCCCTTTTAAGAAATAATTTCAAAAGAAAACATTTCCTGCAGGTAGCGGTAAGTCTTATTTTCGGGGTATTCACAAGCTTTTCAATTTCTCTAGTGAGTTTCGTACCTCCCGCCGGTAATATCTGGGTTGCTTTTTTATTGTGCATAATTTCCGTATTTCTGATAGCATTGGGCATATTTTTCTATGTCCCGACCAATATTGTTCCAGTATCCGTTGAAGGGGCGATACAAGCTATTGCAATCGTAACCGACAATCCGTTTCCTAAAATAAAAATATATTTTGATGTTACTGTTGTGTTGTCCTCCCTGATTTTGAGTTTGGTTTTTCTTGGAAACTTTGGAAGCGTGGGAATTGGAACAGTAATCGGTGCGGTATTTATCGGTTATGTAGTTAAATTGATTCATAAGTTAAATAAGATGTTGACAGGGGAGGACGTTGACTTAAAAAAGATGTGA